GGGTGGCGCGCCCGCTCATCAACCACTACTTCGGCGGCAAGCGCGAGCTCTACCTGGAAGTGGTGCGGCAGCTGATGATCGTGCCGGCGCCGGTCACCGAAGCGCTGCCGGACACCACGATGGAGGAGCGGCTGGCGATCGGTGTCGAGCGCTGGGTCGACGTCGTGGACCGCAACCGGGACGCCTGGCTGACCGTGATCGGCCCCGAGTCCGCGGGCCGCGACCCCGAGATCGAGCGGATCATGCTGGAGGCCGACGAGGTAGCCGCCGACCGCGTCCTGGAAGCCGCGCTGATGACCGACGTCACCGAGGGCCGGGAGGAGCTGCGCGCGATGATCCGGTCGTTCGGCGGGCTGCTGCGGGCCGCGTCGCGCGAATGGCTGATCCGCGGCACGCTCGACCGCACCGCGCTGCGCACCTTTCTCACCGATTCGATCCTCAACCTGCTGAAGGTCACCTACCCGGCGGTGCTTGCCGAGCGGCCCGGAAGCGGCGGGCGAACGCCGCCGGCGTCATCCCGGTCCAGCGCTTGAACGCGTAGATGAAGCTCGACGCCTCGGCGTACCCCAGCCGGTACGCGACGTCTTCGACCGACAGGACGCCGGTGTCGAGCAGCTCCTCGGCCAACGTCTGGCGGACCTCGTCGACCAGCGCGCGGTAGCTGGTGCCGGACTCGGTCAGGCGCCGCCGCAGCGTGCGCGTGCTGAGCGTCAGCTGGCGGGCGATCTCGTCCATCCCGGCGTCGACCCCGCCGAGCCGGACCAGGCGCTCCCGCACCTGCTGCGAGATGCCCGAACGCCGGCGTTTGCGCGCGACGAGCGCTTCGCACTGCGTGGCGCACAGGGCGACGGTCTGCTCGTTGGCCTGCGGCAGGGGCAGCATCAGCAGCGCGGCGTCGAGCGTCGCGCGGCAGGCGTCGGCGCCGAACCGCGGCACCAGGCCGAACGCGGCCCGGTAGGGGTCCACTGTGGACAGCTCGTGCCGGAAGCTCAGGTCGTCCAGCACGATCTCCGGGAGCAGGTCGCGCATGACCGAGAAGATCGCTGCCAGGTCGCGCAGCACGAGGAAGCGGGCGACGTCGGCGGGCACGCGGCTGTCGTCGAGCTCCAGCGTCAGGCGCCCGTCGTCCAGCTCGACGTGCGGGATGCAGAAGGCGAAGCTGAGATCGAAGTAGCGTAGCGAGAACAGCATCGCGTCCCGCAGGGTCGGGCTGCTGATGCAGGCGAACCCGAAGATGCCGAAGGTGGTGACGCGGTAGCGGCGGCCGAGCTCCAGTGCCGTCGCGTCGGAGCCGTCCAGGTCGACCAGGGCGCGGACGACGGCCAGCTCCTGCCGCGCGTCGACCTGCACCGACGGGTCGGCGAGGAGCTCCGGCGAGAGCGTGGTCGCGGCCAGCAGCTTCTCGGCGGGCAGGCCGCGGTCGGCGGCGAACCGGGTCATCAGCTCGATGCTCGCGGTGCCGCGCGGGAAGTCCCAGTCCTTGACGGCGGGCGCGGCGAGCTCGGCCATGGCCGGAAGTATGGATGACGGCCGTTCGCCCGTCGAATCGAGGACCGGAACTGTCCGGGGTGATCGTTAGGGTGACGGCGTGGAGACCTTGAGCCGGCGGGCCCTGAACCGCGCGACGCTGGAGCGCCAGCTGCTGCTGCGCCGCGCGAAGATGTCCGCCCACGACGCCGTGGCGCACCTGGCCGGGCTGCAGGCGCAGGCGCCGTTCCCGCCGTACTACGCGTTGTGGTCGCGCCTGCACGGGTTCCGGCCGAAGGAGCTGGCGGCGCTGCTGGAAGAGCGGCGCGTGGTGCGGATCGCGCTGATGCGCGGCACGGTCCACCTGGTGACGGCGGCGGACGCGCTGGCGTGGCGGCCGGTGGTGCAGGTGCTCTACGACCGCGACCTGAAGACGAACACGCAGCACGCCCGCGAGCTGGCCGACCTGGACCACGACGTCGTCGCCGGGGCGGCGCGGGAGCTGCTGACCCGGTCGGCGCTGTCCTCCACGGTGTTGGGCGCCGAGCTGGCGCGACGCTGGCCGGACCGCGCTCCGGCGTCCCTGACGCACCTCGCCCGGGGACGGCTGCCGCTGGTGCAGACTCCGCCCCGGGCGATCTGGGGCAAGGCCGGGCAGACGACGTACGCGTGTCTCGACGAGTGGGTGGGTGCGCCGCTTCCCCCGCCTGCGCCCGCTTCGCTCATTTCGCGGTATCTGCGGGCGTTCGGGCCGGCGACGGTCGCGGACGTGCAGGCGTGGGCGGGCATCACGCGGCTCGGCGAGGTGGCTTCTGCGATGGACCTACGCCGCTACCGCGACGAGGACGGCCGGGAGCTGCTGGACCTGCCGGAGCTGACCGTGCCGGACGAGGACGTCCCGGCGCCGCCGCGCCTGCTCGGGCCGTTCGACCAGACGATCCTCTCCTACGCCGACCGGACGCGGGTGATCTCGGACGAGTACCGCAAGCGCGTCATCAGCCAGAACGGACTGGTCAAGGGCACGCTGCTGGCCGGCGGGCAGGTGCGGGGCTTCTGGGAGACCACGAAGTCGAAGCAGGCGGCGATCGTCGAGCTGTCGCCGTTCGAGAAGCTGCCGAAACGCGACCTCGCGGCGTTGGAGAGCGCGGCCGGACGCCTGCTGAGCTGGGCGGAACCCGACGCGGAGACCCGGGACGTGCGCGTCCGCCCGCCGGCGTGACGGGCTGGCCGGAATTCTCGATCGAGTGACCGTTCGTGGCCTGTTGTCACAGGCGTCCGCTGCGTAGCTTTTTCGCATGAGTAGTTCGGCGAAGGGGCCGTCGGTGCTGATCGTGGGCACCGGCTTCGGCGGCATCGGGACGGCGATCGAGCTGAAGCGCGCCGGGTTCACCCACTTCACGATCCTGGAAAGCGCGGCCGAACCCGGCGGCGTCTGGCGGGACAACACCTACCCCGGCGCCGCGTGCGACATCCCGTCGCCGCTCTACTCGTTCTCCTTCGAGCCGAACCCGCGCTGGCCGAAGCGGTTCTCGCACCAGCCGGACATCCTCGCCTACCTGCGGCGCGTCATCGCCAAGTACGGGCTCGAGCCGCACATCCGCTACCGGACCGAGGTCACCGGAGCCGCGTTCGACGAGGGACGCGGCGTCTGGCGCGTCGAAACGCAGAGCGGCGAAACGTACGAGGCAAACGTTTTCGTCCCCGCCGTCGGCCAGCTGTCGCGGCCGGTGCTGCCCGGCATCCCGGGCCGGGAGAGCTTCGCCGGCGACGCGTTCCACTCGGCGCGCTGGGACCACGGGGTGGAGCTGACCGGCAAGCGCGTCGCCGTCATCGGGACCGGGGCCAGCGCCGTCCAGTTCGTGCCCGAGCTGCGCAAGCACGCGAAGCACGTCACGGTCTTCCAGCGCACGCCGCCGTACGTCATGGCGAAGTCCGACCCGACCTACCGGCGGTGGCAGCACTGGCTGTTCGAACACCTGCCGCCCACGCAGCTGCTCGGCCGGCTGCGGATCTTCCTGCTCGCCGAGTACGCGACGTACGCGATGACGAAGCACCCCGTGCTGGCGAAGATGTTCGAGCTGCGGACGGCCCAGCTGCGACGTCGTCACATCAAGGACCCGGACCTGCGCGCGAAGCTCAAGCCGGCCTACCCGCTGGGCTGCAAGCGGATCCTGTTCACCAACGACTACCTGCCCGCGCTGGCGCAGCCGAACGTCGACGTCGAGACGCGCCGGATCTCCTCGATCACGGCGAACGGTGTGCGGGTCGAGGACGGGACCGAGCTCGAGGCGGACGTCCTGGTCTACGGCACCGGGTTCGCCGCGACGGAGTTCCTCGGCCGGATGAAGGTGCTCGGCCTGGGCGGCCGGTCGCTGCAGGACGCCTGGTCCGGCGGCGCGCGGGCGTACCTGGGCATCACCGTGCCCGGGTTCCCCAACATGTTCTGCGTCTACGGGCCCAACACCAACCTCGGCGCCGGGTCCATCATCTACATGATCGAGCGCCAGGCGCGCTACATCCGCCAGGCGGTGGAGCAGCTCGCACGGCCCGGCGTGTCCTATGTGGACGTGCGCGCCGACGTCGAAGAGCGCTACGACCGGGAGGTGCAGCGACGGCTGGGCCAGAGCGTCTGGAGCGCGTGCACGAGCTGGTATCGCCAGGCCGACGGCCGGGTGACGACCAACTGGCCGGGCCTGGTCACCGAGTACGACCGCCGGACGCGCCGGCTCGACCCCGCGGACTTCCGGGTGGTGGCGTGATGGACTACGACGTCCTGGTGATCGGTTCGGGCTTCGGCGGCAGCGTCACGGCGTTGCGGCTGACCGAGAAGGGCTACCGCGTCGGCGTGCTGGAGACCGGCCGCCGGTTCGCCGACGACGAGTTCGCGAAGACGTCGTGGCGGCTGCGGAAGTACCTGTGGGCGCCCGCGCTGGGCTGTTTCGGCATCCAACGGCTGACGTTGCTGAAGAACACGTTCGTGATGAGCGGCTCCGGCGTCGGCGGCGGGTCGCTGGTGTACGCGAACACGCTGTACGAACCGCCGGACAAGTTCTACGCCGACCCGCAGTGGGCGCACATCACCGACTGGAAGGACGAACTCGCGCCGTACTACGACCAGGCGAAGCGCATGCTGGGCGTTATCGAGAACCCGGCGACGACGGCCGCGGACCGCGTGCTTTCCGAGGTGGCCGAGGACATGGGCATCGGGCACACGTACCGCCGCACACCGGTCGGCGTCTACTTCGGACAGTCCGGAGTGGACCCGTTCTTCGGCGGCGCCGGTCCCCGGCGGTCCTCCTGCACGCTGTGCGGCGAGTGCATGACCGGCTGCCGGGTCGGGGCGAAGAACACGATGGTGAAGAACTACCTGTACCTGGCCGAGCAGGCGGGCGCGGTGGTGCACCCCTTGACGACGGCCGTTTCGGTGCGGCCGATCCCCGGCGGGTACGCCGTGGACGCGCGGCGCACCGGTGGCCGTTCCCGCCGAACGTTCACGGCGTCGCAGGTGGTGTTCTCCGCGGCTGCTTTGGGGACGCAGCGGCTGCTGCACCGAATGCGCGACACGGGAACGCTTCCTGCTCTCTCGCCCCGGCTGGGACTGCTCGCGCGGACGAACTCCGAGGCGGTGCTGGCGGCGCGGTCGCTGCGGTCGGACACGGACTACACGCGCGGGGTCGCGATCACGTCGTCGATCCACCCGGACGAGGTGACGCACGTGGAGCCGGTGCGGTACGGGCGCGGCAGCAACGTGATGGGCCTGATGGCGACGGTGCTGGTGGACGGGCAGCCGGGCCGCCGGCGCTGGGTGCTGGGGGTGCGTGAGCTGTGGCGGCAGCGTCGTGACCTGCTGCGGATCCACAACCCGCGGCACTGGTCGGAGCGGATGATCGGGCTGCTGGTGATGCAGACGTTGGACAATTCGGTGACGACGTACACGAAGCCAGGCCTGTTCGGGCGGCGGATGACGACTCGCCAGGGAGCGGGAGCGCCCTCACCATCGTGGATCCCGGCGGGGCACGAAGTGACGCGCCGGGTGGCGGAGAAGATCGGCGGCCTCCCCCAGGGCGCTTGGACGGACATGGCGAACATCCCGATCACGGGCCACTTCATCGGCGGCTGCACGATCGGCGACTCGGTGGATTCGGGGGTCATCGATCCGTATCAGCGGGTGTACGGGTACCCGGGGCTGCACGTGGTGGACGGGTCGGCGATCACGGCGAATCTCGGGGTGAACCCGTCGCTGACGATCACGGCGCAGGCCGAGCGGGCGATGGCGTTCTGGCCGAACCGGGGCGAGACGGACCCGCGGCCCCCACTGGGAGCCTCTTACCAGCGGGTGGCGCCGGTGGCGCCGAAGAACCCGGCGGTCCCGTCGGAAGCCCCGGGAGCCCTGCGGCTGCCGCTGACCCCCAAGCCGTGAATGGCACATCGAGGGACTTGAAGTCCCTCGATGTGCCATTCACGGCTTTTCAGTGCGTGGTCACGGCAGGCCCGCGAGCCCGGCCGAGACCGTGTTGGCGAACGCGTACCCGTTCGACGCGTCCCAGTTGATCGACCACGTCATCGCGCCGCGGATCGCCGGGTACGTCGTCGACGGCTTGAAGCTGCCGCACGAAGTCCCTCGGGCCAGGCAGTTCAGCGCCGACACCGTGTTGGCCGGCGCCTGGTACCCGCCGCCCGCCGCCTGGGACGACGCCGGGAGGCCCAGGCCGACCTGGTCCGCGCGCAGGCCGCCCTGGAGCTGGATGCACGCCAGCGCCGTCAGGAAGTCGACCGTGCCCTGCGCGTACACACTGCCGTTGCAGCCGAGCATCGTCCCCGAGTTGTAGTACTGCATGTTGACGACCGTCAGGATGTCCTTGATGCCCAGCGCGAGCTGGAAGTAGCCACCCTGGGTGCTCTGCATGTCGATCGTCTGCGGCGCCATCGTGATGACCTTGCCGCCGCCGTTGTAGATGCTCCGCAGCGCCTGGCCCATGTACGTCGCGTTGATGCCGTTCTCGAGGTCGATGTCGACGCCGTCGAAGCCGTAGTTCGAGATCAGCGACTTGACGCTGTTCGCGAAGTTGTTCGCCGACGACGAGTCGCTCACGCTGATCGTGCCGTTCTGGCCGCCGACCGAGATGATGACCCGCTGGCCGCGCGCCTGGACCGTCTTGATGTCGGCCTTGAACTGCGCGTCCGTGTAGCCGCCGAGCTGCGAGGACAGACCGGAGTCGAGCGTGAAGCTCACCGCTCCCGGCGTGCCCGTCGCGTCCGCGAACGACACCGCGATGATGTTGTACTTCGTCGGGACGTCCGCGAGCTTCAGCGCCTTGGCGCCGTTGTAGAAGTTCTGCCAGTAGCCGGTCAGGACGTGCTTCGGCAGGTCACCCTGGGTCGGCGGCGGCGTGGTCGTCGTCGGCGGGGTGGTCGTGGTGGGTGGCGTCGTCGGGGTGGTGGGCGTGGTCGGTGTCGTCGGCGGCGGGGTGCCCGGGCCGTCGAGGCTGACGTCGTCGGCGTAGTACGTCGGCTGGGCGTACCAGCCGTGCAGGTACACCGTCAGCGACGTGCTCGAGCCGGTCGTGAAGCTCAGCGACAGCTGCGCGTAGCCGCTGGTGCCCGGGGTCCACGTGCTCGTCGTCGCCGAGCCGGAAACGCCCAGGTAGACGTAGCTGCCCTGGACCCACGCCGACAGCTGGTACGCCGTGTTCGGCGAGACGGTGAGCGTCTGCGAGCACTGCGCGTTGTCCGACGACGTCGGCGTCGCGCTCAGGGCGCGGCTCCCGCTGTGGACCGGGGTGCTCACCGCGGTCGGCACGGCGGTGCAGGTCCAGCCCGAGGTGCCGGCTTCGAAGCCGGGGTTGGCCAGGATGTTCGCCGCCGAAGCGTTGCCGGCGAGAACGAACGTCACGCCGAGGCTCAGCGCGACCACGGAAAGTAACGAAAGCAGGGCTAGGCGAACCTTGGGGACCACGGGCGACCTCCACGGGCGGTGGTGAGGCAGGTCACCACAAAATGGACTAGACCAATCTGATTGTCAAGGAGCCCCATCCGAAAGTCGGGGCGGCGGAAACGGCAGAATGAGACGATCGGAACCAGGGCGAAGCAGGAGCGTGTAGCAGTGAGCGTGTCGGTCGAGCAGAAGATCGCCGAAGAACTGGGCGTGCGCGAAGGGCAGGTCAAGGCCGCCGTCGACCTGCTCGACGGCGGCTCGACCGTGCCCTTCATCGCGCGGTACCGCAAGGAAGTCACCGGGATGCTCGACGACGCGCAGCTGCGCACGCTCGAGGAGCGGCTGCGCTACCTGCGGGAACTCGACGAGCGCCGGCTCGCCGTGCTCGAGTCCATCCGGAGCCAGGGCAAGCTCGACGAGGCCCTCGAGGCCTCGATCCTGGCCGCGGACACGAAGTCGCGGCTGGAGGACATCTACCTCCCCTACAAGCCGAAGCGCCGCACGAAGGCCATGATCGCGCGGGAAGCCGGGCTCGAGCCGCTGGCCGACGGCCTGCTGAACGACCCGTCGACGGACCCGCAGGCGGCGGCCGCGGTGTTCGTCGACGCGGACAAGGGTGTCGCGGACGCGCAGGCGGCGCTCGACGGCGCCCGCTCGATCCTCGTCGAGCGCTTCGCCGAGGACGCCGACCTCATCGGCGAACTGCGCGAGAAGATGTGGGGCCAGGGTCACCTGGTCGCCAAGGTCCGCGCCGGCAAGGAGGAGGAAGGCGCGAAGTTCTCCGACTACTTCGACTTCTCCGAGCCCTACACCAAGCTCCCCTCCCACCGGATCCTCGCGATGCTGCGCGGCGAGAAGGAGGAGGTCCTCGACCTCACGATGTCGCCGGACGAGCCCACCGACGAGCCGCAGGCCGGGCCGACCGACTACGAGACGCGCATCGCCGCGAAGTTCGGCATCGCGCAGCAGGGCCGCCCGGGCGACAAGTGGCTCGGGGACACCGTGCGCTGGGCGTGGCGCACCAAGATCCTCCTGCACCTGGGCATCGACCTGCGGATGCGGCTGCGCCAGGCGGCCGAGGACGACGCCGTGCGCGTGTTCGCGGCCAACCTGCGCGACCTGCTGCTCGCCGCTCCGGCGGGCACCCGCGCGACGATGGGCCTCGACCCGGGCTTCCGCACCGGCGTCAAGGTGGCCGTCGTCGACGCGACCGGCAAGGTCGTCGACACCCACGTCATCTACCCGCACCAGCCGGCGAACAAGTGGGACCAGTCGATCGCCGAGCTCGCGGCGCTGGCCGCCCGGCACAAGGTGGACCTGATCTCGATCGGCAACGGCACGGCGTCGCGCGAGACGGACAAGCTCGCCCAGGAGCTGATCAAGAAGCACCCCGAGCTGAAGCTGACGAAGGCCGTGGTCTCCGAGGCGGGCGCGTCGGTGTACTCGGCGTCGGCGTTCGCTTCGCAGGAGCTGCCGAACATGGACGTCTCGCTGCGCGGCGCGGTCTCGATCGCGCGGCGGCTGCAGGACCCGCTGGCCGAGCTGGTGAAGATCGACCCGAAGTCGATCGGCGTCGGGCAGTACCAGCACGACCTGTCCGAGGTCTCGCTGTCGCGCTCGCTCGACGCGGTGGTCGAGGACTGCGTGAACGCGGTCGGCGTCGACGTCAACACCGCGTCCGCGCCGCTGCTGACCCGGGTCTCGGGCATCACGACGGGGCTGGCCGAGAACATCGTCTCCCACCGCGACACGAACGGGCCGTTCCGCTCCCGGATGGCGCTCAAGGAGGTCGCGCGGCTCGGGCCGAAGGCGTTCGAGCAGTGCGCGGGCTTCCTGCGCATCCCGGACGGCGACGACCCGCTCGACTCGTCTTCGGTGCACCCGGAGGCGTACCCGGTGGTGCGCCGGATCCTGACGAAGACGGGCACCGACCTGCGCTCGCTGATCGGCAACACGCGGACGCTTTCGTCCTTGAAGCCCGCCGAGTTCGTGGACGACACGTTCGGCCTCCCGACGGTGACGGACATCCTGGCGGAGCTGGACAAGCCCGGCCGCGACCCCCGCCCGGCGTTCAAGACGGCGACGTTCGCCGAGGGCGTGGACAAGATCGGCGACCTCAAGCCGGGGATGCGCCTGGAGGGCGTCGTCACGAACGTGGCCGCGTTCGGGGCGTTCATCGACGTCGGCGTGCACCAGGACGGGCTGGCGCACGTTTCGGCGCTGTCGAAGAACTTCGTGAAGGATCCGCGCGAGGTCGTGAAGCCCGGGGACATCGTGAAGGTGAAGGTCCTCGACGTCGACGTGCCGCGGAAGCGGATCTCGCTGACGCTGCGGCTGGACGACGAGCCGGGTGCCCCGTCCGGCAACCGCGGCGGTGGCGGCGGTGGCGGTCGTGACCGCGGCCAGGGCGGCGGTGGCGGTGGTCAGCGCCGCGGCGGTTCGGGCGGCGGCGGTCAGCGCGGCGGTGGCGGCGGCCGGGGTGGCAACTCCGGCTCCGGCGGCAGCGGCTCCATGGCGGACGCGCTCCGGCGGGCCGGGTTCGGCAAGTAGCGAGCAAGATCCCGTGAAGGCCGTCTTGGGGACCAAGGCGGCCTTCACGGCTTTCCGGCTCAGCGCAGCGCGACCAGGCCCACCGCGAACAGCACCGCCGGCACCACCGCGGCCGCCGCGCTGATCAGCCCGGTTCCGCCGCGCCAGCCCACCGGGGACGCGTCGAGCACCAGCCGGCGCACCAGCGCCGCCTCCACCACCGCCGCCAGCAGGAAGCCGAACCCCACGCTGAAGATCGCCACCGCGCCGACGAAGAACAGCCCCGACGTCGACGCCACCCCCAGCGGCGCCGCGACTTCCCACCGGACCAGCCCGGCGGACACCGCGAGCAGCGCCAGCAGCAGCACGAACGCCACCAGGAAGCCGATCCGCGCGGTCGTCTGGTGCTGGGCGTGCGCGAACCACCAGAACCCCGCGTCGAGCGCCGCCACGACCGCGGCGAGCACCAGGAACCCGGCACGGAACGTCAGCACCCGATCACCCTAGCGAGGCGGGACCTGGCTCATGAGCGCGGTCGGATGACCGTCCGGGTCGGCGAAGAACGCCATCCACTCCTCCACCCCGGACTCGTGGCGGAAGATCAGGTGCGGCGCACCGAGGAACTCCACACCCCGGGAGCGCAGCTCGTCGTACGCCGCGTCGATGTCCGGGACCCGGAAGTACAGCACCGACTCCGTACCCTTCGGCTCGCCGGCGGTCAGGAACAGGCGGACGCCGTCGCAGTCGAAGAACGCCAGGTCACCGAAGGTGTAGAGGTGCTCCAACCCGAGCACGTCGCCGTAGAACGCCTTCGCCCGGCCGAGATCCGCGACCGTCCGCGAAACCTGCCCGATCGGTCCCAGCACCGCCGCCTCCTCACCCGCCCGGCCGGCGAGCGCGCTGTCCGCCGGGGCGCCGCGCCACGCGCGCAGCTCGGCCCGCCCGGTCAGGCCGAGCTTGCGGACCGCGTTGCCGACGTGGAACTTGACGGCGTCCCGGCTGGTGCCGCGCCGCCGCGCGATCTCGCCGTTGGTCAGGCCGTGGCGGACCGCGTCGACCACCCGCCACTCGGCGGGGGTCAGCCGGTCGGGGTGCCGTGGCCTGCCGCGCTCGCCCACGCGCCGACGATAGCCCCGGATCCGCCGAATTACCCTCCCCCGGCGAACCGCGCTTCCACGCTGCCCAGCGCGCCGAAGTCCGCCACGACGTGGCCGCCGGCGTGGATCGGGCACGGCGGGGTCGCCGTCCCGGTCGTCACGACGTCGCCCGGGCGCAGGGAACGGCCGTGGCGGGACAGCTCCATCGCCAGCCAGTGCAGGGCCAGCCGCGGGTCGCCGAGCACCAGGCTGCCGCTGCCGCGCGAGAACTCCTCGCCGTCGGCGTGCAGGACGACCGCCTGCCGCGGCAGGTCGAGGTCGCGCCAGCCCGGGACCGGCCGCCCCTCGACGAACCGGCCCGCGCACGCGACGTCGGCCAGCAGCTGCGGGCCGCCCGCGTGCTGGTGGTCGGTGTAGCGGCTGTCGGGCATCTCCAGCGCGAGGAACATCGTGTCGACCGCGTCGAGCACCGCGGTCAGCGACGGCGACGAGCCGGGATCGGCCTTGAGCCGGAAGGCGAACTCGGGTTCGGCGACGCCCATGGTCATCGTGTCGGCCGGCACCGGCTCGCCTTCGGCGTGGCGGAACCGCTCGAACATCACCCCCGGCAGCGGGCCGGGGACCTCGAGGTACTTCCGGGCGTACGCGGTGGTCGCCGCGATCTTCCAGCCGGACACCGGCCCGGCCAGCTCGGCGAGCGCCGCCTGCGCGGCCATGCCCTCGCCGGCGTCGCGCGGGCGGGCGTCCTCCGGAAGCCCGTCGAGACGCTTGCCGGTCTGCCACGCGTCCCAGATGAGTTCCGCCGCCCGCTCTCGGTTCACGCCCGTGATCTTGCCAACCGGAACACCGGGTGTCGATCGGCTTCCGCCGCGAAGGCTTCGGCGGGGTCACTGAGCTTCGCGTCGAAGAACGGCGCCGTCACGGGGATCTTGCGGACGTACGCGCGCAGGACCGGCCCGGCGGTCGCGGCGTCGGCCTCCTCGACCGTCCACGTCTCCCGCGTGCGGCCGCGCCGCAGCCGGGCGGTGGCGTCGGCGCGCAGGTTGTGCACCCAGCCGACCTGCCCGTACGGCGAGACGAGCCAGCGGTCGCCGCCGACCTCGAGGACGTTGACCGGCGTGGT
This genomic window from Amycolatopsis mongoliensis contains:
- a CDS encoding 2-keto-4-pentenoate hydratase, with the protein product MNRERAAELIWDAWQTGKRLDGLPEDARPRDAGEGMAAQAALAELAGPVSGWKIAATTAYARKYLEVPGPLPGVMFERFRHAEGEPVPADTMTMGVAEPEFAFRLKADPGSSPSLTAVLDAVDTMFLALEMPDSRYTDHQHAGGPQLLADVACAGRFVEGRPVPGWRDLDLPRQAVVLHADGEEFSRGSGSLVLGDPRLALHWLAMELSRHGRSLRPGDVVTTGTATPPCPIHAGGHVVADFGALGSVEARFAGGG
- a CDS encoding nitroreductase family deazaflavin-dependent oxidoreductase — protein: MARKYRLGVARKAANVVVRALLARGIPINGSTGYLLTTRGRKSGVDRTTPVNVLEVGGDRWLVSPYGQVGWVHNLRADATARLRRGRTRETWTVEEADAATAGPVLRAYVRKIPVTAPFFDAKLSDPAEAFAAEADRHPVFRLARSRA